Genomic window (Pseudomonadota bacterium):
TTCGGACCCAGGAGACCGATGACCTCTCCAGGTTTGACCGAGAAAGAAACCCCCCGCAATGCTTCGGTTTCACCGTAGCTCTTCGTCAGTTCACGAACTTCGATCATCTTGAAAACCTTCAGTCAATAGTTCTTCCCCGCCTTCATCATTGGACATTCCGTGTTGGATACTGGATATTCATCTCCCAAAACATTCAGAAGCTACAGAAAATCCGTTCAGAAAAGCGCCAAATTTAAAACTTTACACTCTTCACTCTTCACTCTTCACTTTTCATTGCCTTTTCCCACGGCCCGTTCCAGGATCCGGTAGCTGCGCTCGACCATATCCCGCGGCTCCACCATCAATCCTGCCTGGATCATCGCATTGTCGTGGATCTGCTCCACGATGCTCCGGGCAAACTCCTCATCGGAGTCCCGCAGGGAGTCGAGACCACGGATCAACTGATGGCGGGGGTTGATCTCCAGATTCTTGTTGCCGAAGACCGCAAGTCCGCTGTCGTGCTTTGCGGCCCTCATGATCCTCTCCATGCTGCTGGTCATGAACCCGTCGGGGTTGACGATGATCGCCGGGCTGCCTTCGAGCCTTTTCGAGACCTGGACTTCCTTGATTCTCGTCCCGAGTACTTCCTGCATCCATTTCACCAGGGTGTCCAGCCGGTCTCCGGCGACACTTTCACCTGGAGCCTCATCTTTCCCTCCGCTCTCATCGGCAACTTCCGGCAGCTCAAGGTCTGCCCGGTCGGCGGACACCAGCTTCTTGCCGGCAAATTCCCCGAGGTGACTGAAGGCAAAGTCATCGATCGGCTCAAGGGTGTATATAATCTCAAGCTTTCTTTTCCGGAAAGCCTCGACATACGGGCCGGACTCCAAAGCCTCACGGCTCGGGCCGTTGATGTAGTAAATCTTGTCCTGCCCCTCCCGCATCCGCCCGACATAGTCTTCCAGGGAGATCATCTTGCCCGGCTCCGTTGCCGAAGACTCAAAGCGGAGCAGTTTCGCGATCGCTTCCCGGTGGGTGAAATCAGAGGTGACCCCTTCTTTCAGATAAATACCAAAATCCCTCCAGAATTCCAGATATTTATCGGGATCAGCCTTGGCCTCCTCCTCAAGGTGTTTCAGGTAGCGCTTGGTGAGCAGCCGGTTGATCTTGACCACCAGGGCGTTATCCTGCAACGCCTGGCGTGAGATATTAAGCGGCATGTCCTCGCTGTCGACCACCCCCTTCAGGTACCGGAGCCAATCGGGGAGAATGTTCTTGCTGTGTTGTTCGATCAGCACCTTCCGGCAGTAAAGGCTCACTCCCGGATCGACCCGACCGAAGCCGAGGGATTCGAAATTCTCCTTGGGGCTGAAGAGGAGGGCCTTGATCGCCAGAGGGGCATCGGCGGTAAAGTGCAGTCGGTAACTCGGCTCATCAACGGCATTGCCGATAAACTTATAAAACTCATTATACTCTTCGTCCTTGATCTCGGACTTGCTCCGGGCCCAGAGTGCCTGGACCGTATTGACCTCCTCGCCGCCGACCTTGATCGGAAAGCTGACAAAGCTCGAGTAGCGGGTAATGATCCTTTTGATCTCCGATTCATCGGCATACTGGTACGCATCTTTCTTCAGCCTGATGATGATCTTTGTGCCGCGATGAATGCCGGTGCACGGGGAAATGGTGTAACTGCCGGTCCCGTCCGATGACCACTCATGCCCCTCTTCGTCCTTGAGATACGAACGCGACTGCACGGAAACGCTTTCCGCCACCATGAACGCGGCGTAAAAACCCACCCCGAACTGGCCGATCAGGTTCACTTCCTTTCTGGCGCTTTCGTCGAGGTGGGTCAAAAATGTTTTCGACCCGGAATGGGCAATGGTCCCCAGGTTGTCGACCAGCTCGTCACGGGTCATGCCGATCCCGGTATCGGTGATGGTCAGCACATGCTCTTTGTCGTTGCAGTCGATTTTGATTTCAAGGGACAGGTGGTCGTCAAAGACATTCTCGTCAAGGAGCCTCTGATGGCGGAACTTTTCCAGGGCATCGGCGCTGTTGGAGATCAGCTCGCGCAGGAAAATATCCCGCTCGGTATAAAGAGAGTGGATCACGATATCCAGCATCTTCTTGACTTCGGCCTGAAATTCCCTGGTTTCGGTCTTGGGTGACATCTTTTTTACCTCTTTATCAGTTGATATTGTTTGCTCGATAATAGTGTGCGGGGTTCTTTTCTACTGATACTGCAACGGCAGCCCGGCCGCTTTCCAGGCCGAGATCCCGCCTTGCAGATTATAGACCTCGGGATACCCTTTCCGGTTTAAAAACTGGCCCACCGCATAGCTTCTGCCGCCCACCGCACAGATCAGGAGCAGGGGCTGGTTTTCCGGCAGGCTGGTCTGCCCTTTGGCGATCTCCCAGAAAGGAACCAGCCTGGAGTTTGCGATAAATCCCTCCCGCAGTTCCTGCGGGTTTCTGACATCAACGAGCAGGAGATCTTTTTTGGTGGCGATCAGGTTCTGTGCCTCACCGGGGGATATCGTCCTGAAAATCCCGGCCTGCCGGCTCTGCTGGGCCGGCGCTGCGGCAGGCCTGGCCGCAGGAACCACTGCGCTCTTCTTCTCGGCTGCCGGCTTTTCACCAGAACAGGATACCGCTGCCAGACAACAGAAAGAGAGACAGAGGAGCTGAATAATTCTTTTCATAAAGTACCTCATACGTTTTAATGGATAACCGGACACCGGTTCGGGAAATTCCTGCCTGCCATGTCCCATCGGTTGGCCGGGCAAAAAATCAAGTCGGCAAAATCCTGGAAACCTGCACGACAGGTCACCCTGATGCCACCGGCAAAACAGGGCTGTACTCTAATCACCGCCCCGGATCATTTCAAGAACGACTCTAAAAAAAATGGATCTGCTGACCGTATACATCATTGCTCTGGCCCTGGCGGTTGACGCCTTTGCCGTCGCTCTGGCCACCGGGGTCTGCCTGCCGGTGGTCGGCTTTCGCCACACCTTCCGTCTGGGCTGGCATTTCGGCCTGTTTCAGGGGGGCATGGCCATTATCGGCTGGTCGCTGGGCCTCACCTTCCGCTCCCTGATTGAACATTTCGATCACTGGCTGGCCTTTGCCTTTCTCGCGGCGGTCGGCCTGAAAATGATCTTCGAATCCTTCTCGAAAGACGATACCTGTGAGCGCACCGCCGACCCGACCCGGGGAGCTTCCCTGATCATTTTGTCGGTGGCGACCAGTATTGACGCACTGGCGGTGGGATTAAGCTTTTCGCTCCTCGGAACAAGCATCTGGCTGCCGGCCCTGATCATCGGGGTGGTCGCGACCCTGCTTACCATCTTTGGCCTTCATCTCGGAAAAATAATCCGGGGAGCGGCAAAACTCGGTCATTTCGCCGAAGGTTTCGGCGGGTTTGTCCTGATCGGTATCGGCATCAAAATCCTTCACGATCACGGCGTTTTCTAGCACCGAACCGGCTCGCCACCCTGCCCCTTCCGCCTGGCCGGAAAGGTTTTGGTTCACCGAACATCCCCCTCAGGCTATTTTCATTGACATCCCGACCGCGCCGTTGTTAAGTTTACGCTTTTTCAGACACAGGCAGAACTACTTAGGGGCCGTAAAGTAAAAACTGTTACATAAAATGGCCGCCTGGATCCGGCCCATTATGCCGTTTACAGCCTCCACATGTGACAGTTATTTTGAACGACGGCTTACGCTACAACCTGAGACCTGATGACCGCATCCCGTCCAGGAACATTCCGGAGATCAGATACATGAGTATTCGTGAAGACGCTATTAACGGCACAGTGACCCCGCTTTTTGAGGCCTGCGCCACCAACGAAGGATTCGCGCTGAAAGACCTGATGGCAGGTGTTGCCGCAGGCACCATCGCCATTCCCAAGAACAACCACCACGATTTTGAACGGATCATGGCCATCGGCAAAGGGGTTTCCACCAAGGTAAACGCCAATATCGGCGCCTCCAAGGACTATCCGGAGATCGGCCAGGAACTGCAGAAACTCTGCGTCTGCCTGAAGGCCGGGGCCGACACGGTCATGGACTTGAGCATGGGCGACAATCTGAACGAGGTCCGCCGCGAGATCCTGAAAAGCTGTCCCATTCCCCTCGGCACAGTGCCGATTTATCAGTCAATCGCCGAGGTGGTTGAGAAACAGAAAAAACAGATCGGCGAAGTCACCGTCGACCAGATCTTCAACACCATTGAGCAGCAGGCCATCGACGGTGTCGACTTCATGACCCTCCATTGCGGCATCACCCGTTCCACCCTGGAAAGGGTCAGGAACCATGAACGGATCATCGGCGTGGTCAGCCGCGGCGGCTCGTTCACCATCGAGTGGATGAGTTACAACAACAAGGAAAACCCGCTCTACGAACGATTTGACGACCTGCTTGCGATCCTGAAAGAACACGAGGTCACCCTCAGTCTGGGCGACGGCATCCGACCGGGCTGCCTGGCCGATGCCACCGACCGCGGCCAGGTCCAGGAGCTGATTCATCTCGGCGAATTGACCCAGAGGGCGTGGGAGGCCGGAGTTCAGGTCATTATCGAAGGCCCCGGCCACATGCCGATGAACCAGATCGAAGCCAATATCCTCTTGCAGAAGCGTTTATGCCATAACGCCCCGTTCTATGTACTGGGGCCGCTGGTCACCGATATCGCTCCCGGATACGATCATATCACCGGAGCAATCGGCGGGGCGATTGCCGCTGCCGCCGGCGCCGACTACCTTTGTTATGTCACCCCCGCCGAACACCTCAAGCTTCCCAGTGCCGACGATGTCCGCGACGGGGTCATCGCCTCCCGGATCGCCGCCCACGCCGCCGATATCGCCAAGGGGCTGCCCGGCGCCCTCGACAAGGATATCGCGATGGCCAAATGCCGGAACAATCTCGACTGGAAAGGGCAAATCGACCTCTCCATGGACCCGGAAAAAGCCAGACGCTACCGTGATGAGGGCGGCTCCTATAAAGGGGATGCCTGCTCGATGTGCGGCTCCTACTGTGCGATCAAGGTGTACAAGCGGGCCACCTCGCCGAAACGCCTGAACAATTAAAATCGGAGGCAGAGATGTTTGATTTTCTGGTCCCAGTCTTTTCCGCGATCAAGGCTTTTTTTATGTTTTTCAAGCCGGT
Coding sequences:
- the htpG gene encoding molecular chaperone HtpG → MSPKTETREFQAEVKKMLDIVIHSLYTERDIFLRELISNSADALEKFRHQRLLDENVFDDHLSLEIKIDCNDKEHVLTITDTGIGMTRDELVDNLGTIAHSGSKTFLTHLDESARKEVNLIGQFGVGFYAAFMVAESVSVQSRSYLKDEEGHEWSSDGTGSYTISPCTGIHRGTKIIIRLKKDAYQYADESEIKRIITRYSSFVSFPIKVGGEEVNTVQALWARSKSEIKDEEYNEFYKFIGNAVDEPSYRLHFTADAPLAIKALLFSPKENFESLGFGRVDPGVSLYCRKVLIEQHSKNILPDWLRYLKGVVDSEDMPLNISRQALQDNALVVKINRLLTKRYLKHLEEEAKADPDKYLEFWRDFGIYLKEGVTSDFTHREAIAKLLRFESSATEPGKMISLEDYVGRMREGQDKIYYINGPSREALESGPYVEAFRKRKLEIIYTLEPIDDFAFSHLGEFAGKKLVSADRADLELPEVADESGGKDEAPGESVAGDRLDTLVKWMQEVLGTRIKEVQVSKRLEGSPAIIVNPDGFMTSSMERIMRAAKHDSGLAVFGNKNLEINPRHQLIRGLDSLRDSDEEFARSIVEQIHDNAMIQAGLMVEPRDMVERSYRILERAVGKGNEK
- a CDS encoding rhodanese-like domain-containing protein; this translates as MKRIIQLLCLSFCCLAAVSCSGEKPAAEKKSAVVPAARPAAAPAQQSRQAGIFRTISPGEAQNLIATKKDLLLVDVRNPQELREGFIANSRLVPFWEIAKGQTSLPENQPLLLICAVGGRSYAVGQFLNRKGYPEVYNLQGGISAWKAAGLPLQYQ
- a CDS encoding manganese efflux pump MntP family protein, producing the protein MDLLTVYIIALALAVDAFAVALATGVCLPVVGFRHTFRLGWHFGLFQGGMAIIGWSLGLTFRSLIEHFDHWLAFAFLAAVGLKMIFESFSKDDTCERTADPTRGASLIILSVATSIDALAVGLSFSLLGTSIWLPALIIGVVATLLTIFGLHLGKIIRGAAKLGHFAEGFGGFVLIGIGIKILHDHGVF
- the thiC gene encoding phosphomethylpyrimidine synthase ThiC, coding for MSIREDAINGTVTPLFEACATNEGFALKDLMAGVAAGTIAIPKNNHHDFERIMAIGKGVSTKVNANIGASKDYPEIGQELQKLCVCLKAGADTVMDLSMGDNLNEVRREILKSCPIPLGTVPIYQSIAEVVEKQKKQIGEVTVDQIFNTIEQQAIDGVDFMTLHCGITRSTLERVRNHERIIGVVSRGGSFTIEWMSYNNKENPLYERFDDLLAILKEHEVTLSLGDGIRPGCLADATDRGQVQELIHLGELTQRAWEAGVQVIIEGPGHMPMNQIEANILLQKRLCHNAPFYVLGPLVTDIAPGYDHITGAIGGAIAAAAGADYLCYVTPAEHLKLPSADDVRDGVIASRIAAHAADIAKGLPGALDKDIAMAKCRNNLDWKGQIDLSMDPEKARRYRDEGGSYKGDACSMCGSYCAIKVYKRATSPKRLNN